DNA from Verrucomicrobiota bacterium:
AGGCTCGCGGCGTTGGGTGTCCATCCTTCAGGGTGTCTGTCGCCCCCAAACACGCTAAAGCGTGGACACCAAACGGGCGTCGATTGCCAAAATAAGAATTGCTGGAGAATTGCTAGAAAAGATCTCCTGATTCGTGCTGATTCGTGTAATGCGTGTCCCGCTGAGTTGATCCGATCTTCTGTACGTCCCTTGATTCTGGCCTCTGTGCTCTCCGTTGCCCCCTGGTCGAATCGGATTGTTACGCCAGGAAGAAGGAGTTCATTTCTTCGCGGATTTGTCCGGTTTTGATGGGTTCGACGACGATTGGCTTCGGTTTTGTCCGGCAGGCGCCTCGTGCGTTGGGCTGACTGTGATCGACGTTCGCTCGCCTTGGCGGGTGATGGTGATGCCGCGGCGGAAGAGGATGTTCAGAATCAGATCGGACAGTTCGGGCAGGGTTTTGATGCCGGTCAGGATTTCGTTCTTGAGGCCGACGTGAACGTCCATGTCTTTGCCCGGCCGATTCAGGTTGGAATAACGGATCTTGCCCACGCTGAGATTGAGCACGTCGATGCCCGCGAAATCGAAGAATCCAACCGAGAGGCCGCGGCGAGTCGGGGAAGACACATCCTGGAGTTCCCGCACAAACGCCGTGATGTTGGTTCGGCCCTGTGGGTTCTCGACAATGTTGATCTCGCTGAGGCGGAGGCGGACGAGTTTGAAATGCAGCTTGCGCAGCGCCAAAGCGCCCGGCTCGCACTCGAGGTGCAACTCCGGGAGGTCCACCAGAGGCGAGCCGCCGAATTCGGCGGTGTTGTAAAGCTTGAGGTTTTCGAGCGTCAAGGCCGCCGGCCAGAGCCGTGATTGGAGGCGCTCGATTTTCGCGTCCAGGCCCGTTTGCGCGCGCAGTTGATGTTCGGCGAAGGACCGGAGCAGCGCATCTTTCAAAAGCACGAGCGCCACGAGCAGGACGGCGAGCAGGAGGACCATCCGAAAGGCCCACCGAAATACGAATCGCATCGCAGCGTCATAGCACAGGCCATCCGCAGAAACAACCTGGGATCATCCCACGCAGCAATTCTTCCCATGAACCTGACGGTAGGGCGAGCCTGTCCCCAGCGAGCCGAGTCGGACGTGTTCCATGCACGTCGAGCGGCTCGCCGGGACGGACTCGCCCTACCGGGTTCAAGGACCGAGTGCATATTCATCAAACCAAGGCAACTTCCCATGAACCGTCGGTTCGTAGCCGCCGAGGTAACGAGGCGGACACTTTGGTTAACCCGGAAATCCGCCTCCTTACGTCGGCGGCTACGGTTCATGGGCGCAAAATGAGAATCGCTGAATCCAGCGGCGATCCCTGCGCACTTCTTCCTTGAAGCCCGGCTCCGGTTTGTGGTGCGCTCGGCGGCGTGAAGTCGAATGAATTGACCCGCGCTCTGGCTTGCGCCGTGAAAGCCGCCCACGCGGCGGGCGACCTGATGCGCACTCACCGCCACGCCGCCAAAGCCGTCACGCTTCAGCACCAGCACGACATCAAACTGGTGCTGGACGTTCGCTGCCAGAAAACGATTGAACGAATCTTGCTGCGGACTTTCCCCGGTTTCTCAGTGCTGGGAGAGGAAGGCGTGCTGGGGGACCAACAAGCCGAACACCGCTGGGTGGTGGACCCGATCGATGGGACCGTGAATTTCGCTTACGGCGTCCCGCACTCCTGCGTCTCCGTCGCTTTGCAGTCGCGGACCATTGGGCTGAACTCCAAAGGCGGGAACGACTCGAGCGGCGAATATGAAACGCTGATCGGGGTCGTTTATGATCCGTTTTGTGACGAACTCTGGACGGCGATTCGCGGCCAACCCGCGCGCCTCAACGGAACGATCATTCACGTCAGCGAACGATCCAAGCTTCGAGAAAGCATCGTCTCCGTCGGTTTCGCCAAATACCGCCACACGCTCGAACAAATGCTGCCCGTGTTCCATCGCTTGATCCACAAGGTGCGCAAAATCCGGATCATGGGCGCGGCGGCGTTGTCCATGGTTTATGTGGCGAGCGGGCGGTTCGACGCTTATCTGGAATCGGGCATTCGACTCTGGGACATTGCGGCGGGCGGGTTGATCCTCGAATGCGCCGGCGGCGAATTCTGGCGGCGCGCCATGCCGGGAAAACACACCTACCAGATCATCGCCAACAATGGGCTGCTTCGGCGGAAGCTGTTGGCGCGTCGGAGCGTCGGAGCGGAGCTTTGAGGCGTTGAGGCGGGGGAGAGAGGAAGCTTGTCACGAGGAATGCCTGTGCCGACGCATCACGCATCACGAATTACGGATCACGGATTACGGATTACGGCTTAGGCCTCAATCCCATAAGCCTTGATTTTGTTGTAAAGCGTCTGCCGCCCGATGCCCAGGCGTTTCGCGGTTTCCAGCTTGTTGCCGCCGGTCTCTTTGAGGAGTTGAACGATGGCGTTGCGCTCCATGCCTTCGAGCAGCGTGAAATCCGAGTATTCTTCACCCGGCGCCGGCGCGCCGAGCGTCAGGTCGTGGACATCCACGGTTTGCCCTTCGCACATGAGCACGGCGCGCTGCACTTCGTTCTGCAACTGGCGCACGTTGCCGGGCCAATCGTGCTTGCGCAGCGATTCGGCCGCGGCGGGTGAAAATCCCGCGATGCTGCGCCCGGCTTGAGAGGCGAAACGCTTCAGAAAACTGCTGGCCAGCGGCACGATGTCTTCCCGGCGTTCGCGCAAAGGGGGCAAAGCGATCGAGATGGTGCTGATCCGGTAGTAAAGGTCCTCGCGCATTTTGCCGTCCTTGATCGCGGCCACCGGAACGCGGTTGGTCGAAGCCAGAATCCGGCAATCCACCTTGTAGCTCGACCGGCCGCCGACGGGCCGGCATTCCTTCTCCTGCAAAATGCGCAGCAGTTTGCTCTGCGTATCGATCGGCATCTCGGACAGTTCGTCCAGAAGCAATGTGCCCCGTTCGGCCTGGCGGAAAAGACCCTCGCGATCGGCTTGTGCGCCGGTGTAAGCCCCTTTGACCGACCCGAAGAGCTCGCTTTCGATGAGTTCGCGCGGCAAGGCGGCGCAATTGATCTTGATGAACGCGCCTTTCGCGCGCGGGCTCAACGCGTGAATGAGATCCGCGATGACTTCCTTGCCCGTGCCGCTCTCCCCGTGATGAGAATCGACACGTCGCTCGGCGCCACGCGTTCGACCGTTCGGACGACCGCTTTCATCGCCGCGCTCTGGAACACGGGAGCCGCGCCGCCGCTTAGGGACGAAAGCGCTTGGCGCAACGAACTCGCTTCTTCCGTGAGTTGTTTGTGTTCCAGGGCGCGCTCAACGGAGAGCAGCAGCGATTTGTGGTCGAAGGGTTTTTTCTGAAAGTCGTAAGCGCCGAGCTTGGTGGCGCTGACCGCGGCATCGAGCGTGGCGTGGCCGGTCAGAATGATCACTTCGGTCTGCGGCCACTGCCGTTTGATTTGCGGCAGCAGTTCCAGACCGTCCGCATCGGGCAATTTCAAGTCGAGCAGAATGACGTCCGGTTGGGCGCCCTCCAACGCTTGCTTCAGCGCCGCCGCGTCCGCCAGCGCAACGGTCTCGTACTTTTCCCGTTTCAAAACGGTCGTAAGGAGCGAGCGAACGCCCGCCTCGTCATCCACCACCATGACTTTCGCACTCATGCCGGCCCTTCTGTCTGCGAGGCGCAGGCCTCGGTAAAACTGCGGAATAATCCCAGGAATTCCGGGTGGCGATCTATTAATCGTTCCGGATGAAATTGAACAGCCAGAAGATACGGGAGCAGCCGGCGATCCGCGCCGCGCAGTTCGAGCGCCTCGATAATCCCGTCCGGGCCGAAGGCGGTTGGACGAAACGGCTCCGCCACGCGGGCGACGGCTTGATGATGAGTGCTGTTCACGCCCAGGGTCAACTTCTCGAAAATCTGCGCCAGCCGCGAATCGGCCGCCAGTTTCACGTCATGAACGATTTTGTCCTTCAAATCCGTTCGCGTGTGATTGATGGCTTTGGGTTTTTGAGTGGGAATATCGACGATCAGCGAGCCGCCGAAAGCCACGTTCAACAGTTGATGCCCCCGGCAGATCGCCAGCAGCGGCTTGCGTTGGCGAAACACTTCCTGGATCAACAGTATTTCCGAAAAATCTCTCGCCGGATCGGCCAGGCTAACTGTCTTCTTGAGGCGCGGTGACAGTCTCGAAGCATACAGTCGCGGCTGCACGTCATCGCCGCCCGTGAGCAGAACTCCGTGTGAGCGCCGCACTGTCTCCGCAATCGCCGAGGGCGGAAGCGTGCATGACATGACCCAGGGAAGGCCGCCGGCCGCGGCAATTGCCCGCGGATACGCGTCGGAGAGGCTCAGCGAATAATCGAAAAACTCGGCGCCGCGCCGTTGCGTGCTGGGCGAAATCAGGATCAGCGGAGCCGTTTTCATCGCCGAACCGATGCCTGATCTTCCTCCGCCGCACGAACGGCCCCCTCACCCGTCCTACGGACACCCTCTCCCCATCGGATGGGGAGAGGGAAGGGTGAGGGGGTCAGTTCATGGGAAGCTTTCTTGGCCTCAGGGCCATGCACAATGAACCGAAAACCGTGCGGACCGCAGCCTTCAGGCTGCTTCCGCGCACCCTCCGGAGTCCAGCGCTGAAGCGGCCTAAAGGCCGCGGTCCGGAGGAACGGTTCAGGGGAAGCTCCTTTGATCTCGGAACGCTGCATACGGCCCTTGAACCCGGTAGGGCGAGTCCGTCCCGGCGAGCCGCTCGACGTGCGTGGATTACGTCCGACTCGGCTCGCTGGGGACAGGCTCGCCCTACCGTCTGGTTCATGGGAAGCTGCCATGGTCTCAGAATCATGCGTACGCTCCATGAACAGGGAAGGACGCGTTCCACCGCGTCCCTGAAATTGCACTTTCGACTGCGGAATAAAGTCAGGGACGGAGTGGAATGCGTCCCTACCGAGTCCATGGGAAGTTGGACTGAATGGACACAGCTCAGGCGCACGCATGATCTTCATTCCCTGATTCAAGACCAGCCGGTTCCGGGAAATCGTTCCGCGATCGTTTTCTTGAGCCGGTCGACCTCTTCGGGCCGCAAGAGTCTGCGGGCGACGCGGCGTTGCACGGCATCGAGCAATTCCAGCCAATCCTGGAGCGGAGGTTCTTTCAAAGGCTCCCACGGGTCGAAGCGTTTCTCTCTCACGAAGAATTCCCATCGGTCGCCCACGTGCCGGGCATACACTTCCCGTTTTATGCCTTCTTCCGTCCGTCCTTTCCAACCAATTTCCGACTTCCCCATAGCTCACTATAGCTCACTG
Protein-coding regions in this window:
- a CDS encoding inositol monophosphatase — translated: MRTHRHAAKAVTLQHQHDIKLVLDVRCQKTIERILLRTFPGFSVLGEEGVLGDQQAEHRWVVDPIDGTVNFAYGVPHSCVSVALQSRTIGLNSKGGNDSSGEYETLIGVVYDPFCDELWTAIRGQPARLNGTIIHVSERSKLRESIVSVGFAKYRHTLEQMLPVFHRLIHKVRKIRIMGAAALSMVYVASGRFDAYLESGIRLWDIAAGGLILECAGGEFWRRAMPGKHTYQIIANNGLLRRKLLARRSVGAEL
- a CDS encoding sigma-54-dependent Fis family transcriptional regulator produces the protein MADLIHALSPRAKGAFIKINCAALPRELIESELFGSVKGAYTGAQADREGLFRQAERGTLLLDELSEMPIDTQSKLLRILQEKECRPVGGRSSYKVDCRILASTNRVPVAAIKDGKMREDLYYRISTISIALPPLRERREDIVPLASSFLKRFASQAGRSIAGFSPAAAESLRKHDWPGNVRQLQNEVQRAVLMCEGQTVDVHDLTLGAPAPGEEYSDFTLLEGMERNAIVQLLKETGGNKLETAKRLGIGRQTLYNKIKAYGIEA
- a CDS encoding sigma-54-dependent Fis family transcriptional regulator; translated protein: MSAKVMVVDDEAGVRSLLTTVLKREKYETVALADAAALKQALEGAQPDVILLDLKLPDADGLELLPQIKRQWPQTEVIILTGHATLDAAVSATKLGAYDFQKKPFDHKSLLLSVERALEHKQLTEEASSLRQALSSLSGGAAPVFQSAAMKAVVRTVERVAPSDVSILITGRAARARKSSRISFTR
- a CDS encoding gamma-glutamyl-gamma-aminobutyrate hydrolase family protein yields the protein MKTAPLILISPSTQRRGAEFFDYSLSLSDAYPRAIAAAGGLPWVMSCTLPPSAIAETVRRSHGVLLTGGDDVQPRLYASRLSPRLKKTVSLADPARDFSEILLIQEVFRQRKPLLAICRGHQLLNVAFGGSLIVDIPTQKPKAINHTRTDLKDKIVHDVKLAADSRLAQIFEKLTLGVNSTHHQAVARVAEPFRPTAFGPDGIIEALELRGADRRLLPYLLAVQFHPERLIDRHPEFLGLFRSFTEACASQTEGPA